A stretch of the Streptomyces venezuelae genome encodes the following:
- a CDS encoding HypC/HybG/HupF family hydrogenase formation chaperone codes for MCLAVPGKVLDIEERDGTRMATVDFGGVVKDVCLEYLPDLQVGEYAIVHVGFALQRLDEQSAKQTLDLFATLGLLQEEFGDPWEAATGAGGPQWSESNEAAQEAKR; via the coding sequence ATGTGCCTGGCGGTACCGGGAAAAGTGCTGGACATCGAGGAACGGGACGGCACCCGCATGGCCACCGTCGACTTCGGCGGTGTGGTCAAGGACGTGTGCCTGGAGTACCTGCCGGACCTCCAGGTCGGCGAATACGCCATCGTCCACGTGGGGTTCGCCCTCCAGCGCCTGGACGAACAGTCGGCGAAGCAGACGCTCGACCTCTTCGCCACCCTCGGGCTGCTGCAGGAGGAATTCGGCGACCCGTGGGAAGCGGCCACGGGTGCGGGCGGACCGCAGTGGTCCGAGAGCAACGAGGCGGCGCAGGAGGCCAAGCGGTGA
- the hypD gene encoding hydrogenase formation protein HypD — protein MKYIDEFQNPELARRLLDDIHATVTRPWALMEVCGGQTHTIIRHGIDQLLPDAVELIHGPGCPVCVTPLELIDKALEIASRPEVIFCSFGDMLRVPGTGRDLFRVRGEGGDVRVVYSPLDALRIARENPDREVVFFGIGFETTAPPNAMTVHQARRLGIRNFSLLVSHVRVPPAIEAIMQSPDCRVQAFLAAGHVCSVMGTGEYPALAERYRVPVVVTGFEPLDILEGVRRTVLQLERGEHRVENAYPRAVRPEGNPTALAMLEDVFEVTDRAWRGIGVIPASGWRLSPRYREYDAEHRFAVTGIKTREPAACRSGEVLQGLLKPNECEAFGTTCTPRNPLGATMVSSEGACAAYYLYRRLEPATAPPATLESLEASPVA, from the coding sequence GTGAAGTACATCGACGAATTCCAGAACCCCGAACTGGCCCGGCGCCTGCTGGACGACATCCACGCCACCGTCACCAGGCCGTGGGCCCTGATGGAGGTGTGCGGAGGACAGACGCACACGATCATCCGGCACGGCATCGACCAACTGCTGCCGGACGCCGTGGAACTGATCCACGGTCCGGGCTGCCCGGTGTGCGTCACCCCGCTGGAACTCATCGACAAGGCCCTGGAGATCGCCTCCCGGCCCGAGGTGATCTTCTGCTCCTTCGGCGATATGCTCCGGGTCCCCGGCACCGGGCGGGACCTGTTCCGGGTCCGCGGCGAAGGCGGTGACGTACGGGTGGTCTACTCCCCGCTCGACGCCCTGCGGATCGCCCGGGAGAACCCCGACCGCGAGGTGGTGTTCTTCGGCATCGGCTTCGAAACCACCGCACCCCCCAATGCCATGACGGTCCATCAGGCCCGTCGCCTCGGCATCCGCAACTTCAGCCTGCTGGTGTCCCACGTCCGGGTCCCCCCGGCGATCGAGGCGATCATGCAGTCCCCCGACTGCCGGGTCCAGGCCTTCCTCGCGGCCGGACACGTCTGCAGTGTCATGGGCACCGGCGAATACCCGGCGCTGGCCGAGCGGTACCGGGTCCCCGTCGTGGTCACGGGATTCGAGCCGCTGGACATCCTGGAAGGCGTACGGCGGACCGTGCTGCAACTGGAGCGCGGCGAGCACCGGGTGGAGAACGCCTATCCGCGCGCAGTCCGGCCGGAGGGCAATCCCACCGCCCTCGCCATGCTGGAGGACGTCTTCGAGGTCACCGACCGGGCCTGGCGCGGCATCGGGGTCATCCCCGCCAGCGGCTGGCGGCTGTCGCCCCGCTACCGGGAGTACGACGCCGAACACCGCTTCGCCGTGACCGGGATCAAGACCCGCGAGCCCGCCGCCTGCCGCAGCGGCGAGGTCCTGCAAGGCCTGCTGAAGCCGAACGAGTGCGAGGCGTTCGGCACCACCTGCACCCCCCGCAATCCGCTCGGGGCCACGATGGTCTCCAGCGAGGGCGCCTGTGCCGCGTACTACCTCTACCGGCGCCTCGAACCCGCCACCGCACCCCCGGCAACCCTGGAATCCCTGGAGGCGAGCCCCGTTGCCTGA
- the hypE gene encoding hydrogenase expression/formation protein HypE, with protein sequence MPESTQLRTPDLTAWSCPVPLRDHPRVVMGHGGGGTLSAELVQHVFAPAFGGEALAQLGDSAAVSVGGARLAFSTDSFVVRPLFFPGGSIGDLAVNGTVNDLAMSGARAAYLSSAFILEEGVEVEVVARVAEAMGAAARTAGVEVATGDTKVVESGHGDGIFITTSGIGLIPAGVDLRPQRVRPGDVVIVSGEIGLHGVAIMSVREGLEFGVEIESDCAALGGLVESMLAVTPDLHVLRDPTRGGLAASLNEIAAASGTGVVIQERTVPVPAAVANACAILGLDPLYVANEGKLVAFVPREHADAVLDAMRAHPLGAAAAVIGEAVEAHPGMVVARTALGGTRVVDLPLGEQLPRIC encoded by the coding sequence TTGCCTGAGTCCACCCAGCTCCGCACCCCGGACCTCACGGCATGGTCCTGCCCGGTACCGCTGCGCGACCACCCCAGGGTGGTCATGGGGCACGGCGGCGGCGGCACGCTTTCCGCCGAACTCGTCCAGCACGTCTTCGCACCGGCCTTCGGCGGCGAGGCGCTCGCCCAGCTCGGCGATTCCGCCGCCGTTTCGGTGGGCGGTGCCCGACTGGCCTTCTCCACCGACTCGTTCGTCGTCCGGCCGCTCTTCTTCCCCGGCGGCAGCATCGGCGATCTCGCGGTCAACGGCACCGTGAACGATCTGGCCATGAGCGGCGCCCGCGCCGCCTACCTGTCGAGCGCCTTCATCCTGGAGGAGGGCGTCGAGGTCGAGGTGGTCGCCCGGGTCGCCGAGGCCATGGGTGCCGCGGCGCGCACCGCGGGCGTCGAAGTGGCCACCGGGGACACCAAGGTGGTCGAATCCGGCCACGGGGACGGCATCTTCATCACCACCTCGGGGATCGGGCTCATCCCCGCGGGGGTCGATCTGAGGCCGCAGCGGGTCCGGCCCGGGGATGTGGTGATCGTCAGCGGGGAGATCGGCCTGCACGGGGTGGCCATCATGAGCGTGCGCGAGGGGCTGGAATTCGGGGTCGAGATCGAAAGCGACTGCGCGGCACTGGGCGGACTCGTCGAATCCATGCTCGCGGTCACCCCGGACCTCCATGTCCTCCGTGACCCGACCCGGGGCGGCCTGGCCGCCTCCCTCAACGAGATCGCCGCGGCCTCCGGCACCGGGGTGGTGATCCAGGAGCGCACCGTGCCGGTCCCTGCGGCCGTGGCCAACGCCTGCGCCATCCTCGGTCTGGACCCGCTGTACGTGGCCAACGAGGGCAAACTCGTCGCCTTCGTCCCCCGCGAGCACGCGGACGCCGTCCTGGACGCCATGCGCGCCCACCCCCTGGGTGCGGCGGCAGCGGTGATCGGCGAGGCGGTGGAGGCCCACCCGGGCATGGTGGTCGCCCGTACCGCCCTCGGCGGTACCCGGGTGGTCGACCTGCCGCTCGGCGAACAACTGCCCCGTATCTGCTGA
- a CDS encoding DNA alkylation repair protein, translated as MTQVMAELAELEDPKTRKVNEKHGDDHGVNLGKLRALAKRLKTQQDLALRLWETDDSAAKLLAILICRPKAFERDELDVMLREARTPKVHDWLVNYVVKKSPHAEELRLAWFADPDPVVASAGWALTTERVAKRPEGLDLDGLLDIIEAEMKDSPDRLQWAMNHCLAQIGIEHAEHRARAIGIGERLEVLKDYPTPPGCTSPFAPVWISEMVRRQHNG; from the coding sequence ATGACCCAGGTCATGGCCGAGCTGGCTGAGCTCGAGGACCCGAAGACGCGCAAGGTGAACGAGAAACACGGTGACGACCACGGTGTGAACCTCGGCAAGCTGCGCGCACTCGCGAAGCGGCTGAAGACCCAGCAGGACCTCGCGCTCCGGCTCTGGGAGACGGATGACTCCGCGGCCAAACTGCTGGCGATCCTGATCTGCCGCCCGAAGGCCTTCGAGCGGGACGAGCTGGACGTCATGCTCCGCGAGGCGCGCACACCCAAGGTGCACGACTGGCTCGTGAACTACGTGGTGAAGAAGAGCCCGCACGCGGAAGAGCTGCGCCTGGCGTGGTTCGCCGATCCGGATCCGGTGGTCGCCAGTGCCGGCTGGGCGCTGACCACCGAACGCGTGGCGAAGCGGCCCGAGGGCCTCGACCTCGACGGACTGCTCGACATCATCGAGGCGGAGATGAAGGACTCCCCGGACCGCCTGCAGTGGGCGATGAACCACTGTCTGGCTCAGATCGGCATCGAGCATGCCGAACACCGCGCCCGTGCGATCGGCATCGGTGAGCGCCTTGAGGTGCTCAAGGACTACCCGACTCCGCCGGGTTGCACCTCACCGTTCGCACCCGTCTGGATCTCCGAGATGGTGCGCCGGCAGCACAACGGATAA
- the ligA gene encoding NAD-dependent DNA ligase LigA, with the protein MKTLSADEALSVMSGRTAYEAALGRLREASRAYYGDGDSPMDDASYDLLRLSVLAWEQAHPDEVAQDSPTGLVADGAAPAGDVAHTTQLLSLDNVFDPAGLTAWGASLRRRLGQEPVGGFTVEPKMDGAAVAARYRAGRLERIITRGNGTHGEDVSHVIGTIEGLPETLPVPATFEVRGEVLFTQQQFETANEVRAAHGAPVFANPRNGTAGTLRAKDRPYRLAMTFWAYGAVELDGVAFVPAGATHAEVLAAVAEAGVQTTAGTPAGLHVVATLAEAQQKVDEMAALRPGLPFGIDGVVIKANDAAEQAAAGFGSRFPHWAIAFKLPAVERQTVLKDVVWEVGRTGVLAPTAILEPVDIDGSTVTRATLHNPADIRRRDLHLGDTVTVYKAGDIIPRVQAAVIARRPAGAPEVPLPTACPNCGGEINKEQERWRCAKGSACALPALIEYAAGRDMLDIDGLGKTYVRALIEAGAVTDVADLFTLTEEQLTAASGSAKRGAKLAEQIAAAKSRPLSRVFCALGVLGTGRSMSRRIAAHFGTMDAIRQADAEAMQEVEGIGGEKAPVIVERVAALAPVIEKLAGAGVNMTEPQQPQQPSGPQAAAGETAPGPLADATVVVTGKMSGPLEGLGRSEMNAVIEKAGGRAGSSVSSRTTYLVCAASPSGKPSSKALKAAELGVTVLTPEAFAELVTDYLT; encoded by the coding sequence ATGAAGACCCTTTCCGCCGATGAGGCGCTGTCAGTCATGTCCGGACGCACCGCATACGAGGCCGCGCTCGGCCGCCTGCGCGAGGCCTCGCGGGCGTACTACGGGGACGGCGACAGCCCGATGGACGACGCCTCGTACGACCTGCTCCGGCTTTCCGTGCTGGCCTGGGAACAGGCGCACCCCGACGAGGTGGCCCAGGACTCCCCCACCGGTCTGGTCGCGGACGGTGCGGCTCCGGCAGGCGATGTCGCGCACACCACGCAGCTGCTCAGCCTGGACAACGTCTTCGACCCGGCCGGCCTCACCGCGTGGGGCGCCTCCCTCCGGCGCCGCCTGGGCCAGGAGCCCGTCGGCGGGTTCACCGTGGAGCCGAAGATGGACGGTGCGGCCGTGGCCGCCCGCTACCGTGCCGGGCGGCTGGAGCGGATCATCACCCGGGGCAACGGCACGCACGGCGAGGACGTCAGTCATGTCATCGGCACCATCGAGGGCCTGCCCGAGACGCTTCCGGTGCCTGCCACGTTCGAGGTGCGCGGCGAAGTCCTGTTCACCCAGCAGCAGTTCGAGACGGCCAACGAGGTCCGCGCCGCGCACGGCGCGCCCGTCTTCGCGAACCCGCGCAATGGGACGGCCGGGACGCTGCGGGCGAAGGACCGTCCGTACCGGCTCGCGATGACGTTCTGGGCGTACGGGGCGGTCGAGCTGGACGGCGTCGCCTTCGTCCCCGCCGGGGCCACGCACGCCGAGGTGCTGGCCGCCGTCGCGGAGGCGGGCGTACAGACCACGGCCGGCACCCCGGCCGGTCTGCACGTGGTCGCCACCCTCGCCGAGGCACAGCAGAAGGTCGACGAGATGGCCGCACTGCGGCCCGGCCTGCCGTTCGGCATCGACGGGGTCGTGATCAAGGCGAACGATGCGGCCGAGCAGGCCGCGGCCGGGTTCGGCAGCAGGTTCCCGCACTGGGCGATCGCGTTCAAGCTGCCGGCCGTGGAGCGGCAGACCGTACTGAAGGACGTGGTCTGGGAGGTGGGCCGTACCGGTGTGCTCGCCCCGACGGCCATCCTCGAACCGGTGGACATCGACGGTTCCACGGTCACCCGGGCCACCCTGCACAACCCTGCGGACATCCGGCGCCGCGACCTCCACCTCGGGGACACCGTGACGGTCTACAAGGCGGGCGACATCATTCCGCGGGTTCAGGCCGCCGTGATCGCGCGGCGCCCGGCCGGTGCGCCCGAGGTGCCGCTGCCCACGGCGTGCCCCAACTGCGGAGGGGAGATCAACAAGGAGCAGGAGCGGTGGCGCTGCGCCAAGGGGTCCGCCTGCGCGCTGCCCGCCCTGATCGAGTACGCCGCCGGGCGCGACATGCTCGACATCGACGGCCTGGGCAAGACCTACGTCCGAGCCCTGATCGAGGCCGGCGCCGTCACCGACGTCGCCGACCTGTTCACCCTCACCGAGGAGCAGCTGACGGCCGCCTCCGGCAGCGCGAAGCGCGGGGCGAAGCTGGCCGAGCAGATCGCGGCGGCCAAGTCCCGGCCGCTCAGCCGGGTGTTCTGCGCCTTGGGTGTGCTGGGTACGGGACGCAGCATGTCCCGTCGTATCGCCGCGCACTTCGGCACGATGGACGCCATCCGGCAGGCCGATGCCGAAGCCATGCAGGAGGTCGAGGGCATAGGCGGGGAGAAGGCGCCGGTCATTGTCGAACGGGTCGCCGCGCTGGCGCCGGTCATCGAGAAACTGGCCGGGGCCGGGGTGAACATGACAGAGCCGCAGCAGCCGCAGCAACCGTCGGGGCCGCAGGCGGCGGCCGGTGAGACCGCTCCGGGCCCGCTGGCGGACGCGACCGTGGTCGTCACGGGGAAGATGAGCGGCCCGCTGGAGGGACTGGGGCGGTCGGAGATGAACGCGGTGATCGAGAAGGCCGGTGGCCGGGCGGGCAGCAGTGTCAGCTCCCGGACCACCTATCTGGTCTGCGCAGCGTCCCCGAGCGGGAAGCCGAGCTCGAAGGCCCTGAAGGCTGCCGAGCTGGGCGTCACGGTCCTCACCCCGGAGGCCTTCGCCGAACTCGTCACCGACTACCTGACCTGA
- a CDS encoding nucleoside/nucleotide kinase family protein, translated as MDLVALEHRARTLAASGGRRILGIAGPPGAGKSTLADRLADALGPGRAAVVPMDGFHLAQRELVRLGRADRKGAPDTFDAAGYAALLRRLRAPDPGTVYAPAFDRALEEPVAGSIPVEPGVPLVITEGNYLLFEDGPWAAVRPLLDEVWFLAPEDTVRVPRLITRHIRHGKDPAFAAAWVSRSDEANAALIAPGRERADLVIE; from the coding sequence ATGGACCTCGTCGCACTGGAACACCGGGCCCGCACGCTCGCCGCCTCGGGTGGCCGGCGGATTCTCGGGATCGCCGGGCCGCCCGGCGCGGGCAAGTCCACGCTCGCCGACCGCCTCGCCGACGCGCTCGGTCCCGGCCGGGCGGCCGTCGTACCCATGGACGGTTTCCACCTCGCCCAGCGCGAACTGGTCCGCCTGGGCCGAGCCGACCGCAAGGGCGCCCCCGACACCTTCGACGCGGCCGGGTACGCCGCCCTGCTGCGCCGGCTGCGCGCCCCGGATCCGGGCACCGTCTACGCCCCCGCCTTCGACCGCGCTCTGGAGGAACCGGTCGCCGGCAGCATCCCGGTCGAGCCCGGAGTGCCCCTCGTCATCACCGAGGGGAACTATCTGCTGTTCGAGGACGGACCGTGGGCGGCGGTGCGTCCGCTGCTCGACGAGGTGTGGTTCCTCGCGCCCGAGGACACCGTACGCGTCCCCCGCCTGATCACCCGTCATATCCGGCACGGCAAGGACCCTGCGTTCGCAGCCGCCTGGGTGTCCCGTTCGGACGAGGCGAACGCGGCGCTGATCGCCCCGGGGCGCGAGCGCGCCGACCTCGTCATCGAATGA
- a CDS encoding nucleoside deaminase, with protein MTDQRLTDADLRHLRRCLELAADALEAGDEPFGSVLVAADGTVLAEDHNRVSGGDRTRHPEFELARWAATRLTPEERAAATVYTSNEHCPMCAAAHGWVGLGRIVYAASSAQLGGWLAELGVPAPPVRTLPIREIVPGLPVDGPVPALADEVRALQLRFHSRS; from the coding sequence ATGACGGACCAGCGCCTGACCGATGCCGACCTGCGGCACCTGCGCCGCTGTCTGGAGCTGGCGGCGGACGCCCTGGAGGCCGGCGACGAGCCCTTCGGTTCCGTCCTGGTCGCCGCCGACGGGACGGTCCTCGCCGAGGACCACAACCGGGTGTCCGGCGGAGACCGCACCCGGCATCCGGAGTTCGAGCTGGCCCGTTGGGCCGCCACCCGCCTGACCCCCGAGGAGCGGGCCGCCGCCACCGTCTACACCTCCAACGAGCACTGCCCGATGTGCGCCGCGGCCCACGGCTGGGTCGGGCTCGGCCGTATCGTGTACGCGGCGTCCTCCGCCCAGCTCGGCGGCTGGCTGGCCGAACTGGGTGTGCCGGCGCCCCCGGTGCGTACCCTGCCCATTCGGGAGATCGTCCCCGGCCTCCCGGTCGACGGGCCGGTGCCCGCGCTGGCCGACGAGGTCCGTGCCCTGCAGCTCCGCTTCCACAGCCGCTCCTGA
- a CDS encoding sugar O-acetyltransferase → MGENYQRMAAGDWYLPDDPQLAADSARRAELCARYNAPGPLPPEDREAILRELLGEVGDGVRIRPPFHCDFGHHIRIGAGTFVNFGAVFLDTAPITVGADVQIGPNVQLLAPEHALDPDLRRAGWERGLPVTIGDNVWLGGGVIVCPGVTIGANTVVGAGSVVVRDLPAGVLAVGNPARIVRVLGPEESGPGR, encoded by the coding sequence GTGGGGGAGAATTACCAGCGCATGGCGGCCGGCGACTGGTACCTGCCGGACGACCCGCAGCTCGCGGCCGACAGCGCGCGCCGCGCAGAGCTCTGCGCACGGTACAACGCGCCCGGCCCGCTCCCGCCCGAGGACCGCGAGGCGATCCTGCGGGAGCTGTTGGGCGAGGTCGGCGACGGGGTGCGAATCCGGCCCCCCTTCCACTGCGACTTCGGCCACCACATCCGTATCGGCGCCGGTACGTTCGTCAACTTCGGGGCGGTGTTCCTCGACACCGCCCCGATCACCGTCGGCGCGGACGTGCAGATCGGCCCGAACGTTCAGCTGCTGGCACCCGAGCACGCCCTGGACCCCGATCTCCGGCGGGCCGGCTGGGAGCGGGGGCTGCCCGTCACCATCGGTGACAACGTCTGGCTGGGCGGCGGAGTGATCGTCTGCCCGGGGGTGACCATCGGCGCGAACACGGTGGTCGGCGCCGGATCCGTGGTCGTCAGGGATCTCCCGGCCGGGGTTCTGGCCGTCGGCAACCCGGCCCGTATCGTGCGGGTCCTCGGCCCGGAGGAGTCCGGACCCGGCCGCTGA
- a CDS encoding GNAT family N-acetyltransferase: MATTLRDIPADDWDRLARSAGLYLSHRWLSGEESDPTATASYALVRDGDGDGDGALLAAAPLYLVHSEPNAFYDPDHLDLSGPPRPRVIAGARRGYHNAPLTDPALSAERRTACLTLLRDCAREHAERHGTTHWWPYLTEAAAGQLGAVYDGAVPQRLEADATIPLPGTGFDDYLDSLPSKRRVVVRRERAAFQAAGLRIRHLPLGECHRDAGRLLAVLQSAHGHTGDNADLMTRLLGRQAEAMGEQARVTAAYDGRRMAAFSLSYHFAGTTWLRAVGTDPACSAPFAYFNLTYYLPIEAAYREGTTALHAGMKAIHAKRLRGAEITDLYALR; this comes from the coding sequence ATGGCCACCACCCTCCGCGACATACCGGCGGACGACTGGGACCGGCTGGCCCGTTCCGCCGGCCTGTACCTCTCCCACCGCTGGCTGTCCGGCGAAGAGTCCGACCCGACCGCGACCGCCTCCTACGCCCTCGTCCGCGACGGGGACGGAGACGGGGACGGCGCACTGCTCGCCGCCGCTCCGCTCTACCTCGTCCACAGCGAGCCCAACGCCTTCTACGACCCGGACCACCTGGACCTGTCCGGGCCACCACGACCCCGCGTGATCGCCGGCGCCCGCCGCGGCTACCACAACGCGCCGTTGACCGACCCGGCCCTGTCGGCGGAGCGGCGTACCGCCTGTCTGACCCTGCTGCGGGACTGCGCGCGCGAGCACGCCGAGCGGCACGGCACCACGCACTGGTGGCCGTACCTGACCGAGGCCGCCGCGGGGCAGCTCGGCGCGGTGTACGACGGGGCGGTGCCACAGCGGCTGGAGGCCGACGCGACCATCCCGCTGCCCGGCACCGGCTTCGACGACTACCTCGACTCTCTGCCGTCCAAGCGCCGGGTGGTGGTGCGCCGCGAACGCGCGGCGTTCCAGGCCGCCGGGCTGCGCATCCGCCACCTGCCGCTCGGCGAGTGCCACCGGGATGCCGGGCGGCTGCTGGCGGTACTCCAGTCGGCGCACGGCCACACCGGCGACAACGCCGACCTGATGACCCGCCTGCTGGGCCGGCAGGCCGAGGCGATGGGCGAGCAGGCCCGGGTGACCGCCGCATACGACGGCCGGCGCATGGCCGCCTTCAGCCTCTCCTACCATTTCGCCGGCACCACCTGGCTGCGCGCCGTCGGCACGGACCCCGCCTGCTCGGCCCCGTTCGCCTACTTCAACCTCACGTACTACCTGCCCATCGAAGCCGCGTACCGGGAGGGCACGACCGCCCTGCACGCGGGGATGAAGGCCATCCACGCCAAACGCCTCCGCGGAGCCGAGATCACTGACCTGTACGCGCTCCGCTAG
- a CDS encoding MFS transporter, which yields MTPDTSADPADPATSVPVPGRTRRGRLVRVLGLPAVRGHGRFVTGNLIDSVGSGMLLPLGLLYFTTVRGLTPATVGAAVTAGQLAALPVVFLAGRVMDRRGPRPLTVVANVVTAAGFLAFLLAHRPWQIACAYLLVQSGVNAYYTAQRSLITQATPAGEIRAWFAFTGSLRNIGIGAGAALAAGALALYGTGALTGLLLAAAPLYLIAAACFARVPVTAPPPAPPPSAPRAERGDDNNRRYLLLVVCALPFVLSQSMLAVLIALYATTTLGLAAWAASFLLILNTVLVSTLTTPLTAHLAPAQPRHTIALGYGLLTAAMLAFAAPALPWSGLPTWPSLVLAMVLFSLAEIFCSPALNELSVTLTPGAARGGKQSLYQLSWATGNIAAPVLFTTLLAAGGLVPWAVQGAACLLALLAVPALRPVPRGTPADTDTNADTDTDTDTVRTEGPTPR from the coding sequence GTGACGCCTGATACCTCCGCCGACCCCGCCGACCCCGCCACCTCCGTGCCCGTGCCCGGTCGCACTCGGCGGGGCCGGCTGGTGCGAGTGCTGGGGCTGCCGGCCGTCCGCGGGCACGGCCGGTTCGTGACCGGCAACCTCATCGACTCGGTGGGCAGCGGCATGCTGCTGCCCCTCGGGCTGCTGTACTTCACGACCGTGCGCGGTCTGACGCCCGCCACCGTCGGGGCCGCCGTGACGGCCGGTCAGCTTGCCGCGCTGCCGGTGGTCTTCCTCGCCGGCCGTGTCATGGACCGGCGGGGGCCGCGACCGCTGACCGTCGTGGCGAACGTGGTCACCGCGGCCGGGTTCCTGGCCTTCCTCCTCGCCCACCGTCCGTGGCAGATCGCCTGCGCCTACCTCCTGGTGCAGTCCGGGGTGAACGCGTACTACACGGCGCAGCGTTCACTGATCACGCAGGCCACGCCGGCCGGTGAGATCCGCGCCTGGTTCGCGTTCACCGGGAGCCTGCGCAACATCGGCATCGGCGCGGGCGCGGCGCTGGCTGCGGGTGCACTCGCGCTGTACGGGACCGGGGCCCTGACCGGTCTGCTGCTGGCCGCCGCACCGCTGTACCTGATCGCGGCGGCCTGCTTCGCCCGCGTACCCGTGACGGCGCCGCCGCCCGCGCCACCGCCCTCCGCGCCACGGGCGGAGCGCGGTGACGACAACAACCGCCGCTATCTGCTCCTGGTCGTCTGCGCCCTCCCCTTCGTCCTGTCCCAGTCGATGCTGGCCGTACTCATCGCCCTGTACGCCACCACCACCCTGGGCCTGGCCGCATGGGCGGCGAGCTTCCTGCTCATCCTGAACACGGTGCTGGTCTCCACCCTGACCACACCGCTGACCGCCCACCTCGCCCCCGCACAGCCACGGCACACCATCGCCCTCGGCTACGGACTCCTCACCGCCGCCATGCTGGCCTTCGCCGCCCCGGCACTGCCCTGGAGCGGGCTTCCCACCTGGCCCTCGCTGGTGCTGGCGATGGTGCTGTTCAGCCTGGCCGAGATCTTCTGCTCCCCGGCCCTGAACGAACTCTCCGTCACCCTCACTCCGGGTGCCGCCCGCGGCGGCAAACAGAGCCTCTATCAGCTCTCCTGGGCAACCGGGAACATCGCGGCGCCCGTGCTGTTCACCACCCTCCTGGCCGCCGGGGGCCTCGTGCCGTGGGCGGTTCAGGGGGCGGCCTGCCTGCTGGCGCTGCTGGCCGTCCCCGCCCTGCGGCCGGTCCCCCGCGGCACGCCTGCCGACACCGACACCAACGCCGACACCGACACCGACACCGACACCGTTCGCACGGAGGGCCCGACACCACGATGA
- a CDS encoding acetyl-CoA carboxylase biotin carboxylase subunit family protein encodes MSGTEQRAERKPVQKIAFLRSVDIQRADPYIQRTVRELAGQGIETRLFHTHGEAGEEDFPGGRQPVDPAVTPGELAALVTRWGADAAISISLPCENALRDATVKELLEAEGVPTVMTPLAATALLSDKWETKQLLIRSGLDVPRGIRADSDLLAGRGLPVPAYGDALRAGAARIGYPLLSKPLWDSTSMGIRALPDAAALDAYLLDPPPVSAVIEECISGDLCSVDIVGEPGAYRVLPVCWTGTAGPEPVFTFAGLRWCGPRPEADAAFRPVAARLVTLCEALGVRGSVNVDMIYSGGRYAVLEINPRIGGATTLSCAASGSNTFTALADMALGRYAPGEVHRTGWAVEFLSPEGLPPGAREELADRLDLVTAHELVIDGAGHGEIVVFTLADGEEQRTVKALEDLHAGTGFPRQEVLDKIRALLTPAAGAATRDA; translated from the coding sequence GTGAGCGGAACAGAGCAGAGAGCAGAGCGGAAGCCCGTGCAGAAGATCGCGTTCCTGAGGTCCGTCGACATCCAGCGCGCCGACCCCTACATCCAGCGCACCGTCCGCGAACTGGCCGGCCAGGGCATCGAGACCCGGCTGTTCCACACCCACGGTGAGGCCGGGGAGGAGGACTTCCCCGGCGGCCGGCAGCCCGTCGATCCGGCCGTCACCCCCGGCGAACTGGCCGCGCTGGTCACCCGATGGGGAGCCGACGCCGCCATCTCCATCTCGCTGCCGTGCGAGAACGCGCTGCGCGACGCGACCGTGAAGGAGCTGCTCGAGGCCGAGGGCGTACCGACGGTGATGACCCCGCTCGCGGCCACCGCACTGCTGAGCGACAAGTGGGAGACCAAACAGCTGCTCATCCGGTCGGGCCTGGACGTGCCGCGCGGGATCCGGGCCGACTCCGACCTGCTGGCCGGCCGCGGCCTGCCGGTTCCCGCCTACGGCGATGCGCTGCGGGCCGGGGCGGCCCGGATCGGCTACCCGCTGCTGTCCAAGCCGCTGTGGGACTCCACCAGCATGGGCATCCGGGCGCTGCCCGACGCCGCCGCGCTGGACGCCTACCTCCTCGACCCGCCGCCCGTGTCGGCCGTCATCGAGGAGTGCATCAGCGGGGACCTGTGCTCCGTGGACATCGTCGGCGAACCCGGCGCCTACCGGGTCCTTCCGGTGTGCTGGACCGGCACCGCCGGCCCCGAACCGGTGTTCACCTTCGCCGGGCTGCGCTGGTGCGGGCCGCGGCCGGAGGCCGACGCGGCGTTCCGGCCCGTCGCCGCCCGGCTGGTCACCCTCTGCGAGGCGCTGGGCGTACGCGGTTCCGTGAACGTGGACATGATCTACAGCGGCGGCCGGTACGCGGTCCTGGAGATCAACCCCCGCATCGGCGGCGCGACCACGCTCTCCTGTGCCGCTTCCGGCAGCAACACCTTCACCGCGCTGGCCGACATGGCCCTCGGCCGGTACGCCCCCGGGGAGGTCCACCGCACCGGCTGGGCCGTGGAATTCCTCTCCCCCGAAGGGCTGCCGCCGGGTGCCCGCGAGGAGCTGGCGGACCGGCTGGACCTCGTCACCGCGCACGAACTGGTCATCGACGGCGCCGGTCACGGCGAGATCGTCGTCTTCACCCTCGCCGACGGCGAGGAGCAGCGGACGGTCAAGGCCCTGGAGGACCTGCACGCGGGCACCGGTTTTCCCCGGCAGGAAGTGCTGGACAAGATCCGGGCCCTGCTCACCCCCGCCGCCGGTGCCGCCACCCGTGACGCCTGA